Genomic segment of Peribacillus frigoritolerans:
AGTCAGGGGAAAGTGACTAATTGATAGGGAACCATTATGATGCTTGACAAGGATATAGCGAAAAAAATGAGAAGATCAAAGGAGTGAATAAGAATGCTTTCAAATATAGGAATACCCGGTTTGGTGATCGTACTCGTGATTGCACTGATTATTTTTGGACCGTCCAAACTGCCGGAAATAGGCCGTGCATTTGGCCGGACATTGTCCGAATTCAAAAGTGCAACCAAAGGATTGGTGAATGATTCAGAAAAAGAGGATGAGAACGAGAATAAAGCTGCGTTAAGAGCTGTTAAAAAAGAGGGATGAAGTAAATGAGATATAGCGGGCGGAAAGACTCGCCTGCTTCTTTTCATGAGAAGAGTTCGAGGGAAAGTGCCATTAGCAATAGTGCTAGAAAATGTCTAAAAAGGAGGAGTGAAAGTGGAGAGTAAGGATTTACACGTTATTGA
This window contains:
- a CDS encoding twin-arginine translocase TatA/TatE family subunit, with protein sequence MLSNIGIPGLVIVLVIALIIFGPSKLPEIGRAFGRTLSEFKSATKGLVNDSEKEDENENKAALRAVKKEG